In one window of Azoarcus olearius DNA:
- a CDS encoding NADH:ubiquinone reductase (Na(+)-transporting) subunit F, whose product MSYELTIEPLGQTIEIEEGQTILDAALRAGIYLPHACCHGLCATCKVQVVDGEVEHGAASSFALMDFERDEQKCLACCATAESDLVIEAEIEDDPDALNLPVRDFDGTVSRIESLTPTIKGVWIKLDAPEGMRFQAGQYINLHLPDGIGTRAFSIASAPSAANEIELNIRIVAGGQGTGYVHEHLKAGDPIRITGPYGRFFVKKSAKLPVVFMAGGSGLSSPRSMILDLLEEGFDLPITLVYGQRSRAELYYHDEFLALAERHPNFRYVPALSHEPQGSDWNGFRGFVHDAAKAAFDNDFRGHKAYLCGPPLMIDACITTLMQGRLFERDIYMEKFISAADAQQVRSPLFKAI is encoded by the coding sequence ATGAGTTACGAACTGACGATAGAACCCCTCGGCCAGACCATCGAAATCGAAGAGGGGCAAACCATCCTGGACGCCGCGCTGCGCGCCGGCATCTACCTGCCTCACGCCTGCTGCCACGGTCTGTGCGCCACCTGCAAGGTGCAGGTGGTCGACGGCGAAGTCGAACACGGCGCCGCCTCCAGCTTTGCGCTGATGGACTTCGAGCGCGACGAACAGAAATGCCTCGCCTGCTGCGCCACCGCCGAAAGCGACCTGGTGATCGAAGCCGAAATCGAAGACGACCCGGATGCGCTCAACCTGCCGGTGCGTGACTTCGACGGCACGGTGAGCCGCATCGAAAGCCTCACGCCCACCATCAAGGGCGTGTGGATCAAGCTGGACGCGCCGGAAGGCATGCGCTTCCAGGCCGGCCAGTACATCAACCTGCACCTGCCGGACGGCATCGGCACCCGCGCCTTCTCCATCGCCAGCGCACCCTCGGCAGCCAACGAAATCGAACTCAACATCCGCATCGTCGCGGGCGGGCAGGGCACCGGCTATGTGCACGAACACCTGAAGGCCGGCGACCCGATCCGCATCACCGGCCCCTACGGACGCTTCTTCGTCAAGAAATCGGCCAAGCTGCCGGTGGTGTTCATGGCGGGCGGCTCCGGACTATCCAGCCCGCGCTCGATGATTCTCGATCTGCTGGAAGAAGGCTTCGACCTACCGATCACCCTGGTGTACGGCCAGCGCAGCCGCGCCGAGCTGTACTACCACGACGAATTCCTGGCGCTCGCGGAGCGCCACCCCAACTTCCGCTACGTGCCGGCGCTGTCGCACGAGCCGCAAGGATCGGACTGGAACGGCTTCCGCGGCTTCGTGCATGACGCGGCCAAGGCCGCGTTCGACAACGACTTCCGCGGGCACAAGGCTTACCTGTGCGGGCCGCCGTTGATGATCGATGCGTGTATTACGACGCTGATGCAGGGGCGGCTGTTCGAGCGGGATATCTATATGGAGAAGTTCATTTCCGCGGCGGATGCGCAGCAGGTGAGGAGTCCGTTGTTTAAGGCGATTTGA
- a CDS encoding tautomerase family protein, with protein MPIIEMHLMEGRTVEQKRAVAQAVTEAVTRSLGVKHDSVRILITEHGDEEFFVGGMNMAQRAAAQRAAAEEQQ; from the coding sequence ATGCCAATCATCGAGATGCACCTGATGGAGGGGCGCACCGTCGAGCAGAAGCGGGCGGTGGCGCAGGCCGTTACCGAGGCGGTGACGCGCAGCCTGGGGGTGAAGCACGACAGCGTGCGGATCCTGATTACCGAACACGGCGACGAGGAGTTCTTCGTCGGCGGCATGAACATGGCCCAGCGCGCAGCGGCACAGCGCGCCGCCGCGGAGGAACAGCAATGA
- a CDS encoding phenol hydroxylase subunit P4, with product MPVTAIKEYVAVPRDQVANFHGKQLVYVSWDRHLLFAAPFLICLPPETPFRELVEGPLKALVSPDPDAAAIDWQRVEWLKSNQPWTPDFDASLAANGIGHKDQLRMCTAGLNSLAPAA from the coding sequence ATGCCCGTCACCGCCATCAAGGAATACGTCGCCGTGCCGCGCGACCAGGTCGCCAACTTCCACGGCAAACAGCTCGTGTATGTGAGCTGGGACCGCCACCTGCTGTTCGCCGCGCCGTTCCTGATCTGCCTGCCGCCGGAAACCCCGTTCCGCGAGCTCGTCGAAGGCCCGCTGAAGGCGCTGGTCTCGCCCGACCCGGATGCCGCCGCCATCGACTGGCAGCGCGTCGAATGGCTGAAGTCCAACCAGCCGTGGACGCCGGACTTCGACGCCAGCCTCGCCGCCAACGGCATCGGCCACAAGGACCAGCTGCGCATGTGCACCGCCGGCCTCAACAGCCTGGCCCCGGCCGCCTGA
- a CDS encoding MmoB/DmpM family protein has protein sequence MSTVFIALQANEETRPIIDAIELDNPKAVVHRQPAMVKIDAPDELVIRKQTIEEQLGRAFDLQELQINLITLSGNVDEDDETLTLRWNS, from the coding sequence ATGTCCACCGTATTCATTGCCCTGCAAGCCAACGAAGAAACCCGCCCGATCATCGACGCCATCGAACTCGACAACCCCAAGGCGGTGGTCCATCGCCAGCCGGCGATGGTGAAGATCGACGCCCCCGACGAACTGGTGATCCGCAAGCAGACCATCGAAGAGCAGCTCGGCCGCGCCTTCGACCTGCAGGAACTGCAGATCAACCTGATCACCCTCTCGGGCAACGTCGATGAAGACGACGAAACCCTGACCCTGCGCTGGAACAGCTGA
- a CDS encoding HEPN domain-containing protein, with translation MARAEEIRSRLAGLLSELYATPPDPIPTYLHVCEWIGFAKHYSEAASFLASKELGQPSLPRVLVAGHAVECALKAFLLARGASAPHIHDLVDLADRAIDVGARLQEPELVAIVHLNNVFSRDIVSLHKFPVRYPAKTVGASVKTHAPQLLLARIVDSLVEQARSANDTHNRHQWSGIGPDA, from the coding sequence GTGGCAAGAGCTGAGGAAATCCGTTCGCGGCTGGCTGGACTCCTCTCGGAGCTTTACGCCACGCCTCCTGATCCGATACCAACCTACTTGCATGTTTGCGAGTGGATTGGATTTGCAAAGCATTACAGCGAAGCCGCTAGCTTCCTCGCGTCAAAAGAGCTTGGGCAGCCAAGCCTCCCGCGAGTCCTTGTCGCGGGGCATGCCGTAGAGTGCGCCTTAAAGGCTTTTCTACTTGCTAGGGGCGCGAGTGCCCCACACATCCATGATCTTGTTGACTTGGCAGATCGCGCCATTGACGTCGGCGCCAGATTGCAAGAGCCTGAACTTGTCGCAATCGTCCATCTAAACAATGTCTTTTCTCGAGATATTGTTTCGCTCCATAAGTTTCCTGTGCGATACCCAGCTAAGACCGTCGGAGCTAGCGTCAAGACTCATGCCCCGCAGCTTCTGCTTGCGAGAATTGTCGACTCCCTAGTTGAGCAGGCAAGATCAGCCAATGATACTCACAATAGGCATCAGTGGTCTGGAATAGGACCTGATGCCTAA
- the dmpE gene encoding 2-oxopent-4-enoate hydratase has protein sequence MNEEKIQHYGDALYEAWRARRTIPPLLEQEPDITLDDAYRIQQRYVARRVQAGETIVGKKIGVTSKPVQDFLGVFQPDFGQLTSGMVYQEGDTLPLDTLIQPKAEAELAFVLKEDLQGPGVTAMDVIRATDYVVPCFEIVDSRITDWKIRIQDTVADNASCGVYVLGKTKGDPRKLDITLAGMVLEKNGELFSTGVGAAVQGSPANAVAWLANTLGELGIPFKAGEVILSGSQSALVPVADGDELVCTVGGLGSCRVKFAGRSAV, from the coding sequence ATGAACGAGGAAAAGATCCAGCACTACGGCGACGCGCTCTACGAAGCGTGGCGGGCGCGCCGCACCATTCCGCCGCTGCTCGAGCAGGAGCCGGACATTACCCTGGACGATGCCTACCGCATCCAGCAGCGCTACGTGGCGCGGCGGGTGCAGGCCGGCGAGACCATCGTCGGCAAGAAGATCGGCGTGACCAGCAAGCCGGTGCAGGACTTCCTGGGCGTGTTCCAGCCGGACTTCGGCCAGCTCACCTCGGGCATGGTCTATCAGGAAGGTGACACGCTGCCGCTGGATACGCTGATCCAGCCCAAGGCGGAGGCCGAGCTGGCCTTTGTGCTGAAGGAGGACCTGCAGGGGCCGGGCGTGACCGCGATGGACGTGATCCGCGCCACCGACTACGTGGTGCCTTGCTTCGAGATCGTCGATTCGCGCATCACCGACTGGAAGATCCGCATCCAGGACACGGTGGCGGACAACGCCTCCTGCGGGGTGTATGTGCTCGGCAAGACCAAGGGCGACCCGCGCAAGCTGGACATCACGCTGGCCGGGATGGTGCTGGAGAAGAACGGCGAGCTGTTCTCCACCGGCGTCGGCGCCGCGGTGCAGGGTTCGCCGGCCAATGCGGTGGCCTGGTTGGCCAACACGCTGGGCGAGTTGGGGATTCCGTTCAAGGCCGGCGAGGTGATTTTGTCCGGTTCGCAGTCGGCGCTGGTGCCGGTGGCCGATGGCGACGAACTGGTGTGCACCGTGGGCGGGCTCGGTAGCTGCCGGGTGAAGTTCGCGGGGAGGAGCGCGGTATGA
- a CDS encoding 2-hydroxymuconic semialdehyde dehydrogenase: MRQIENFIAGEYVAAASGRRFEKRSPVDNRVIASISEAGRPEVDAAVQAARAALQGEWGGLTTDQRVDLLYGVANEITRRFEDFVEAEMADTGQPSHVMRHVFIPRGAANFKVFADVVKNVPTEAFQMATPDGAGALNYAIRVPKGVIGVICPWNAPFLLMTWKLGPALACGNTVVVKPSEETPNTAALLGEVMNAVGVPKGVYNVVNGFGPDSAGAFLTQHPGVDAITFTGETRTGAAIMKAASEGMRDVSFELGGKNAGIVFADADFDAAVDGIFRSAFLNTGQVCLGTERVYVERPIFERFVHALKLKAEAVKYGRPEDHAANYGPLISQEHKRKVLSYYAKAVEEGATVVTGGGVPEMPGELAEGAWVQPTIWTGLPETAAVVREEIFGPCCHIRPFDSEQEVVALANATDYGLSTTIWTTNLARAHRVAARVEVGVTWINSWFLRDLRTAFGGSKQSGIGREGGVHSLEFYTETRNVCVKL, encoded by the coding sequence ATGCGTCAGATCGAGAACTTCATCGCCGGCGAGTACGTGGCCGCGGCCAGCGGGCGGCGCTTCGAGAAGCGGTCGCCGGTGGATAACAGGGTGATCGCCTCGATCAGCGAGGCCGGCCGGCCCGAGGTGGATGCGGCGGTGCAGGCGGCGCGCGCGGCGCTGCAAGGCGAATGGGGCGGGCTGACCACCGACCAGCGCGTCGATCTGCTGTATGGCGTGGCCAACGAGATTACCCGCCGCTTCGAGGACTTCGTCGAGGCCGAGATGGCCGACACGGGCCAGCCTTCGCATGTGATGCGCCATGTGTTCATTCCGCGCGGCGCGGCCAATTTCAAGGTCTTCGCCGACGTGGTGAAGAACGTGCCGACCGAGGCTTTCCAGATGGCGACGCCGGATGGCGCGGGGGCGCTGAACTACGCGATCCGCGTGCCCAAGGGCGTGATCGGCGTGATCTGCCCGTGGAACGCGCCCTTCCTGTTGATGACCTGGAAGCTGGGCCCGGCGCTGGCCTGCGGCAACACCGTGGTGGTGAAGCCTTCCGAGGAAACCCCCAACACCGCCGCCTTGCTGGGCGAGGTGATGAACGCGGTGGGCGTGCCCAAGGGTGTGTACAACGTGGTGAATGGTTTCGGGCCGGATTCGGCCGGCGCATTCCTCACCCAGCATCCGGGCGTGGATGCGATCACTTTCACCGGCGAGACCCGCACTGGCGCGGCGATCATGAAGGCGGCATCCGAGGGCATGCGCGATGTGTCCTTCGAGCTCGGCGGCAAGAACGCCGGCATCGTGTTCGCGGATGCGGATTTCGACGCCGCGGTGGATGGCATCTTCCGCTCCGCCTTCCTCAACACCGGGCAGGTCTGCCTCGGCACCGAGCGGGTGTATGTGGAGCGGCCGATCTTCGAGCGCTTCGTGCACGCGCTGAAGCTGAAGGCCGAGGCGGTGAAGTACGGCCGCCCGGAGGACCACGCAGCCAACTACGGCCCGCTGATCAGCCAGGAGCACAAGCGCAAGGTGCTCTCCTACTACGCCAAGGCGGTGGAGGAGGGCGCCACCGTGGTGACCGGCGGCGGTGTGCCCGAGATGCCGGGCGAACTGGCCGAAGGCGCCTGGGTGCAGCCGACGATCTGGACCGGCCTGCCCGAAACCGCCGCGGTGGTGCGCGAGGAAATCTTCGGCCCCTGCTGCCACATCCGCCCGTTCGACAGCGAACAGGAAGTAGTGGCGCTGGCGAATGCCACCGACTACGGGCTTTCGACCACGATCTGGACGACCAATCTTGCCCGTGCCCACCGTGTTGCGGCGCGGGTGGAGGTGGGAGTTACCTGGATCAATAGCTGGTTCCTGCGTGATTTGCGGACGGCGTTTGGTGGTTCGAAACAGTCCGGTATAGGGCGCGAGGGCGGGGTGCATTCGCTGGAGTTCTATACGGAGACGCGGAATGTTTGCGTGAAGTTGTAG
- a CDS encoding type II toxin-antitoxin system death-on-curing family toxin, whose product MWLPDTDAVISVHEGLVQLFVDEADPISPAGVKSQGMLESACSRPHTGLGSVQKYETLEAKLAALFHSLTKNHPFHNGNKRTALVSLLTALHRNDRRLNTSVTDDQIFDFVVAVTADQFPTHEHDLDADDVVSEIAVWIRKFSVSTVSAVPTMKTRHFLEKCTAAGAAVKPSKGGSHVISHAGASIRISKSTRQLSGPAIKQYLRKLHLNESQSGISTDEFQDGASDEKAQIYRFIAALKRLAKT is encoded by the coding sequence ATGTGGCTTCCAGATACAGACGCAGTAATTTCAGTGCATGAAGGCTTGGTGCAGTTGTTTGTAGATGAGGCGGATCCAATCTCACCGGCCGGTGTGAAGTCACAAGGGATGCTTGAGTCGGCCTGCTCTCGTCCGCATACAGGGCTGGGAAGCGTGCAGAAGTACGAAACACTTGAGGCCAAGTTGGCAGCGCTCTTTCACTCACTCACGAAAAATCATCCATTTCATAACGGCAATAAAAGAACAGCTCTGGTGTCACTACTCACGGCCCTTCATCGCAATGACCGCAGGCTCAACACCTCGGTCACAGACGATCAGATTTTTGATTTCGTTGTGGCGGTTACGGCTGATCAATTCCCAACTCATGAACATGACTTGGATGCAGACGATGTGGTGAGTGAAATAGCAGTTTGGATTAGGAAGTTTAGCGTTTCTACCGTTAGTGCCGTTCCAACAATGAAGACGCGGCACTTTCTCGAAAAATGCACAGCAGCCGGTGCCGCAGTGAAACCAAGTAAAGGCGGATCACACGTTATTTCTCATGCCGGCGCCAGCATTCGTATCAGCAAGAGCACTCGCCAATTGAGTGGCCCAGCCATAAAGCAGTATTTGCGAAAGTTGCACCTAAACGAATCACAAAGTGGCATTTCCACTGACGAGTTTCAAGATGGCGCATCTGACGAAAAAGCACAAATTTATCGGTTCATTGCAGCCCTTAAGCGCCTAGCCAAGACTTGA
- the dmpH gene encoding 2-oxo-3-hexenedioate decarboxylase yields MSQNLTLSREDIVRLCERVEGAQTRAYAIPKLTDEYPAMTIADGYAVQSELRRRYLAQGHRLVGWKAGLTSKAKMKQMGVDVPSIGFLTDRMARPENAAISTADLVHPRVECEVAFVMKRELRGPGCTAADVLAATDYVLPAVEIIDSRFAGFKFDLPSVIADNGSSARFVGGGRARYVEELDLRTLGVVLEKNGEIVAMGASAAVLGHPAEAIAMLVNILADLGETLPAGSFVMSGGITEAIAVQPGDSVVARFQELGSVSMRFVA; encoded by the coding sequence ATGAGCCAGAACCTGACCCTGTCGCGCGAGGACATCGTGCGCCTGTGCGAACGCGTGGAAGGTGCGCAGACCCGCGCCTACGCCATCCCCAAACTCACCGACGAATACCCGGCGATGACCATCGCCGACGGCTACGCGGTGCAGAGCGAACTGCGCCGCCGCTACCTCGCCCAGGGCCATCGGCTGGTGGGCTGGAAGGCGGGGCTGACCTCGAAGGCGAAGATGAAGCAGATGGGCGTGGATGTGCCCTCCATCGGCTTCCTGACCGACCGCATGGCGCGCCCGGAGAACGCCGCGATTTCCACCGCCGACCTGGTGCATCCCCGCGTCGAGTGCGAGGTGGCCTTCGTGATGAAGCGCGAACTGCGCGGCCCCGGCTGCACCGCGGCGGACGTGCTGGCGGCCACCGACTACGTGCTGCCGGCGGTGGAGATCATCGATTCGCGCTTTGCCGGCTTCAAGTTCGACCTGCCCAGCGTGATCGCCGACAACGGTTCGTCGGCGCGCTTCGTCGGCGGCGGGCGGGCGCGCTATGTCGAGGAACTGGACCTGCGCACGCTCGGGGTGGTGCTGGAAAAGAACGGCGAGATCGTCGCGATGGGCGCCTCGGCGGCGGTGCTCGGCCATCCGGCGGAGGCGATCGCGATGCTGGTGAACATCCTCGCCGACCTGGGCGAGACGCTGCCCGCCGGCAGCTTCGTGATGAGCGGCGGCATTACCGAGGCGATTGCGGTGCAGCCGGGCGACAGCGTGGTCGCGCGCTTCCAGGAACTGGGCAGCGTGTCGATGCGCTTCGTGGCCTGA
- a CDS encoding YHS domain-containing protein — protein sequence MDMKVDKKKLNLKDKYKLLTRDLGWEPSYHSKDEIYPYVKYEGLKVHDWDKWEDPFRLTMDAYWKYQAEKERKFYAIIDAHTQNNGHLNITDARYLTALKIFLQAISPGEYAAHRGFARVGREFAGVGTQVACQMQAIDEIRHAQTQIHAMSNYNRYYNGFHAFADARDRIWYTSVARSFFDDAMAAGPFEFMIAIGFSFEYVLTNLLFVPFMSGAAYNGDMATVTFGFSAQSDEARHMTLGLECIKFMLEQDPDNLPIVQEWIDKWFWRGFRVLGLVSTMMDYMLPKRVMSWREAWEIYGVENGGALFRDLARYGIRPPKGWDDAEKAIDHMSHQLMLGLYQWSFGTAFHSWIPSDEDMDWLSAKYPATFDKHYRPRWNHIKKLAAAGTPYKNFGLAKLCQCCQLPIVFTEPDDPTMLCNRETTYKGEKYHFCSDGCRDVFEREPEKYIQAWLPMPALFQEQQGDIGAWMAWVSLGDGVDNGDYAGSADQRNFQQWRGLATSNQ from the coding sequence ATGGACATGAAAGTCGACAAGAAAAAGCTCAACCTCAAGGACAAGTACAAGCTGCTGACCCGCGACCTGGGCTGGGAGCCGAGCTACCACAGCAAGGACGAGATCTACCCGTATGTGAAGTACGAGGGCCTGAAGGTCCACGACTGGGACAAGTGGGAAGACCCCTTCCGCCTCACCATGGACGCCTACTGGAAGTACCAGGCCGAGAAGGAGCGCAAGTTCTACGCGATCATCGACGCCCACACCCAGAACAACGGCCACCTCAACATCACCGACGCGCGCTACCTCACCGCGCTGAAGATCTTCCTGCAGGCGATCAGCCCGGGCGAATACGCCGCGCACCGCGGCTTCGCCCGCGTCGGCCGCGAGTTCGCCGGGGTCGGCACCCAGGTGGCCTGCCAGATGCAGGCGATCGACGAGATCCGCCACGCGCAGACGCAGATCCACGCGATGTCCAACTACAACCGCTACTACAACGGTTTCCACGCCTTCGCGGACGCCCGCGACCGCATCTGGTACACCTCGGTGGCGCGCTCCTTTTTCGACGACGCGATGGCGGCCGGCCCGTTCGAATTCATGATCGCGATCGGCTTCAGCTTCGAATACGTGCTGACCAACCTGCTGTTCGTGCCCTTCATGTCCGGCGCCGCCTACAACGGCGACATGGCCACGGTGACCTTCGGCTTCTCGGCGCAATCCGACGAAGCGCGCCACATGACGCTGGGCCTGGAGTGCATCAAGTTCATGCTGGAGCAGGACCCGGACAACCTGCCCATCGTGCAGGAATGGATCGACAAGTGGTTCTGGCGCGGCTTCCGCGTGCTCGGGCTGGTGAGCACGATGATGGATTACATGCTGCCCAAGCGCGTGATGTCCTGGCGCGAGGCCTGGGAAATCTACGGCGTGGAGAACGGCGGCGCGCTGTTCCGCGACCTGGCGCGCTACGGCATCCGCCCGCCCAAGGGCTGGGACGACGCCGAAAAGGCCATCGACCACATGTCGCACCAGCTGATGCTGGGCCTGTACCAGTGGAGCTTCGGCACCGCCTTCCACAGCTGGATTCCGTCCGACGAGGACATGGACTGGCTGTCCGCCAAGTACCCGGCCACCTTCGACAAGCACTACCGCCCGCGCTGGAACCACATCAAGAAGCTCGCCGCCGCCGGCACGCCGTACAAGAACTTCGGCCTCGCCAAGCTCTGCCAGTGCTGCCAGCTGCCCATCGTGTTCACCGAGCCGGACGACCCGACCATGCTCTGCAACCGCGAAACCACCTACAAGGGCGAGAAGTACCACTTCTGCTCCGACGGCTGCCGGGACGTATTCGAGCGCGAGCCGGAGAAGTACATCCAGGCCTGGCTGCCGATGCCGGCGCTGTTCCAGGAACAGCAGGGCGACATCGGCGCCTGGATGGCGTGGGTGAGCCTGGGCGACGGCGTCGATAACGGCGACTACGCCGGCTCCGCCGACCAGCGCAACTTCCAGCAATGGCGCGGGCTGGCGACCTCCAACCAGTAA
- a CDS encoding acetaldehyde dehydrogenase (acetylating), translating to MKKIKCALIGSGNIGTDLIYKVKRSPVLEPVWMVGIDPASEGLARARELGLKTTAEGVDGLLPHVLEDGIQIAFDATSAYVHAENSRKLNELGVMMIDLTPAAIGPLCVPPVNLRQHADRVEMNVNMISCAGQATIPIVNAVSRVQGVEYAEIVASLASKSVGPGTRANLDEFTYTTSSAIEKVGGAKKGKALAIINPAEPPLIMRNTIYCLTESAPDQARITESILQMIGEVQKYVPGYRLVNGPSYDGNKVSVFMEVAGLGDYLPKYAGNLDIMTAAATRTAEMFAEEILAGKIKLKTVEVA from the coding sequence ATGAAGAAGATCAAGTGCGCCCTGATCGGCTCGGGCAACATCGGCACCGACCTGATCTACAAGGTGAAGCGCAGCCCGGTGCTGGAGCCGGTGTGGATGGTGGGCATCGACCCGGCGTCCGAGGGACTGGCCCGCGCCCGCGAACTCGGCCTCAAGACTACCGCCGAGGGCGTGGACGGCCTGCTGCCGCATGTGCTGGAAGATGGCATCCAGATCGCCTTCGACGCCACCAGCGCCTATGTGCATGCGGAGAACTCGCGCAAGCTCAACGAGCTGGGCGTGATGATGATCGACCTGACGCCCGCCGCCATCGGCCCGCTGTGCGTGCCGCCGGTGAACCTGCGCCAGCATGCCGACCGCGTGGAGATGAACGTGAACATGATCTCCTGCGCCGGGCAGGCGACGATTCCCATCGTCAATGCGGTGTCGCGCGTGCAGGGCGTGGAATACGCCGAAATCGTTGCCAGCCTGGCGTCGAAGTCGGTGGGGCCCGGTACCCGCGCCAATCTGGACGAATTCACCTACACCACCTCGTCGGCCATCGAGAAGGTCGGCGGCGCGAAGAAGGGCAAGGCGCTGGCCATCATCAACCCGGCCGAGCCGCCGCTGATCATGCGCAACACCATCTACTGCCTCACCGAGTCGGCGCCCGACCAGGCGCGCATCACCGAATCCATCCTGCAGATGATCGGTGAAGTGCAGAAATACGTGCCCGGCTACCGGCTGGTGAACGGGCCGAGCTACGACGGCAACAAGGTCTCGGTGTTCATGGAGGTCGCCGGCCTGGGCGACTACCTGCCGAAGTACGCCGGCAATCTGGACATCATGACCGCGGCCGCGACCCGCACCGCCGAGATGTTCGCCGAGGAGATCCTCGCCGGAAAGATCAAGCTGAAGACCGTGGAGGTGGCGTGA
- a CDS encoding phenol hydroxylase produces MQIDLRTVSIQPLRNTFDHLARRFGDKPASRYQEASYDIQAAENLHYRPTWAPEQQLYDASITRIVMQDWYALKDPRQYYYNTYTLARARQQDTAEANFEFVDSRGLADMLPEALRNTALAVLVPLRHAAWGANQHNSFICGYGYGAAFTQPCMYHAMDNLGIAQYLSRLGLLLGGTEALEAGKRAWMDGAAWQPLRRYVEDCLVVRDPFELFIAQNLALDGLLYPLIYERIVDDELSVRGGSAVAMLTQFMTDWFAETRKWVDAVVKVAAAESAHNQAQINEWVQAWSSRAAAALLPVVELALGAQADEAVCEQLAGLKQRLDKIGITL; encoded by the coding sequence ATGCAGATCGACCTGCGCACGGTCAGCATCCAGCCGTTGCGGAACACCTTCGACCACCTCGCGCGCCGCTTCGGCGACAAGCCCGCGTCGCGCTACCAGGAGGCGAGCTACGACATCCAGGCCGCCGAGAACCTGCACTACCGCCCCACCTGGGCGCCGGAGCAGCAGCTCTACGACGCTTCCATCACCAGGATCGTGATGCAGGACTGGTATGCGCTGAAGGATCCGCGCCAGTACTACTACAACACCTACACCCTGGCCCGCGCCCGCCAGCAGGACACCGCCGAGGCCAACTTCGAGTTCGTCGACAGCCGCGGCCTGGCCGACATGCTGCCCGAGGCGCTACGCAATACCGCGCTGGCGGTGCTGGTGCCGCTGCGCCACGCCGCCTGGGGGGCGAACCAGCACAACAGCTTCATCTGCGGCTACGGCTACGGCGCCGCCTTCACCCAGCCCTGCATGTACCACGCGATGGACAACCTCGGCATCGCCCAGTACCTGTCGCGCCTCGGCCTGCTGCTGGGCGGCACCGAAGCGCTGGAAGCCGGCAAGCGCGCGTGGATGGACGGCGCCGCCTGGCAGCCGCTGCGCCGCTATGTCGAGGACTGCCTGGTGGTGCGCGACCCCTTCGAACTCTTCATCGCGCAGAACCTGGCGCTGGACGGCCTGCTGTATCCGCTGATCTACGAACGCATCGTCGATGACGAACTCTCGGTGCGCGGCGGCTCGGCGGTAGCGATGCTCACCCAGTTCATGACCGACTGGTTTGCCGAAACGCGCAAGTGGGTGGATGCGGTGGTGAAGGTCGCCGCTGCCGAATCTGCCCACAACCAGGCGCAGATCAATGAATGGGTGCAGGCATGGAGCAGCCGCGCGGCGGCGGCGCTGCTGCCGGTGGTTGAGCTTGCGCTTGGCGCCCAAGCGGACGAGGCCGTCTGCGAACAGCTCGCGGGCCTGAAGCAGCGGCTCGACAAGATCGGCATCACGCTCTGA